A stretch of the Nitratireductor thuwali genome encodes the following:
- a CDS encoding L-iditol 2-dehydrogenase, with amino-acid sequence MQRLKGKSALITGAARGIGRAFAEAYVREGATVAIGDVDLARAERTAQEIGENAYAVGLDVTDQASIDGAIEAVVEKAGGLDILINNAALFDLAPIVEITRESYERLFSVNVSGALFTMQAAARQMIAQGRGGKIINMASQAGRRGEPLVAVYCATKAAVISLTQSAGLNLIEHRINVNAIAPGVVEGEHWDHVDSLFAKYENRPKGEKKRLASEAVPFGRAGRAEDLTGMAIFLASSEADYIVAQTYNVDGGNWMS; translated from the coding sequence ATGCAGCGTTTGAAAGGCAAGTCGGCGCTCATCACAGGTGCCGCACGCGGCATCGGCCGGGCATTCGCCGAAGCGTATGTGCGCGAGGGCGCGACGGTGGCCATCGGCGACGTCGACCTGGCGCGTGCGGAGCGGACTGCACAGGAGATTGGCGAGAATGCCTATGCGGTGGGTCTCGACGTCACCGATCAGGCCTCCATTGACGGCGCCATTGAGGCGGTAGTGGAAAAAGCAGGCGGTCTCGATATTCTCATCAACAATGCGGCGCTGTTCGACCTGGCACCAATCGTCGAGATCACGCGCGAGAGCTACGAGCGGCTGTTCTCGGTTAATGTGTCGGGGGCCTTGTTCACCATGCAGGCGGCCGCACGGCAGATGATCGCGCAGGGGCGTGGCGGCAAGATAATCAATATGGCGAGCCAGGCCGGCCGGCGCGGTGAGCCACTGGTCGCTGTCTACTGCGCGACCAAGGCGGCGGTGATCAGCCTCACCCAATCGGCGGGCCTCAACCTCATCGAGCATCGCATCAACGTGAACGCCATCGCGCCCGGCGTGGTGGAAGGCGAGCACTGGGACCATGTGGATTCGCTCTTTGCGAAATACGAGAACCGCCCGAAAGGCGAGAAGAAGCGTCTTGCAAGTGAAGCGGTGCCTTTTGGCCGCGCGGGAAGGGCTGAGGATTTGACCGGCATGGCCATTTTCCTCGCCTCGAGCGAGGCCGACTACATTGTAGCCCAAACCTACAATGTCGATGGCGGCAACTGGATGAGCTGA
- a CDS encoding SDR family NAD(P)-dependent oxidoreductase: MYLEKLKLDGRVAVVTGAGQGIGAACARALGEAGAHVVVADVLAERVEASVAGLKEFGLKAEGVVLDVTKSAEVDAVAADVAARLGRIDILVNNAGVARSDVPAEETSDEHWRLHMDVNVDGLFWCCRAFGREMLKQGSGSIVNIGSMSGVIVNKPQPQAFYNASKAAVHQLTKSLAAEWGRRGVRVNAVAPTYIETPLTAFGIKENPEMYSTWLEMTPMGRVGQPEEIASVVHFLASDAASLMTGSIVVADGGYTCW; the protein is encoded by the coding sequence ATGTATCTGGAGAAACTGAAGCTCGACGGTCGCGTTGCCGTTGTCACTGGAGCGGGGCAGGGGATCGGCGCTGCCTGTGCCCGCGCGCTTGGCGAGGCGGGCGCGCATGTGGTGGTGGCCGATGTGCTGGCTGAGCGCGTGGAGGCGAGTGTTGCCGGATTGAAGGAGTTCGGGCTGAAGGCCGAGGGCGTTGTGCTAGATGTCACCAAGTCGGCCGAGGTTGACGCGGTGGCCGCCGATGTTGCGGCGCGGCTTGGGCGGATCGACATTCTGGTCAACAATGCGGGCGTCGCCAGAAGCGATGTGCCGGCGGAGGAGACCAGCGACGAACACTGGCGGCTTCATATGGACGTCAATGTTGATGGGCTTTTCTGGTGCTGCCGGGCGTTCGGCCGCGAGATGCTCAAGCAGGGCTCAGGCTCCATCGTCAACATCGGCTCCATGTCGGGCGTCATCGTCAACAAGCCGCAGCCGCAAGCTTTCTATAATGCCTCAAAAGCTGCCGTGCACCAGCTCACCAAATCGCTGGCCGCCGAATGGGGCCGACGGGGCGTAAGGGTGAATGCCGTGGCGCCAACCTATATCGAAACCCCGCTCACGGCGTTCGGCATCAAAGAAAATCCGGAAATGTATTCCACCTGGCTGGAGATGACGCCGATGGGACGTGTTGGTCAGCCGGAGGAGATCGCCTCGGTCGTCCACTTCCTTGCCTCGGATGCGGCGAGCCTCATGACCGGCTCCATCGTGGTTGCCGACGGCGGCTACACCTGCTGGTGA
- a CDS encoding HAD family hydrolase, giving the protein MREDHITSPIGLVIFDCDGVLVDSEPLSMRVLLETIAENGIEIESDTAYELFLGRSLTTITALLQDCFAVDLDEAALERMRQRLYAVFRAELRCIDGLSAALDGLSVPYCVASSSQPERIRLSLEVTGVLARFEPHIFSASMVARGKPAPDLFLHAARAMGVEPKRCVVVEDSPAGLEAARRAGMRVLCFAGASHATGKAHRDLLRRLEPDLIFDKMDGLPWHLAGLGGTQKVS; this is encoded by the coding sequence ATGAGAGAGGACCACATAACTTCTCCCATCGGCCTGGTCATCTTCGACTGCGACGGCGTGCTGGTGGACAGTGAACCCCTGTCCATGCGCGTGCTGCTGGAGACCATCGCGGAGAATGGCATCGAGATCGAATCCGACACCGCCTATGAGCTCTTCCTAGGCCGCAGCCTGACGACGATCACCGCGCTTCTCCAGGATTGCTTCGCCGTCGACCTCGACGAGGCTGCGCTGGAGCGCATGCGCCAGCGGCTCTACGCCGTCTTCCGCGCCGAATTGCGATGCATTGATGGTCTTTCAGCCGCGCTCGACGGTCTTTCCGTGCCCTACTGCGTGGCCTCGTCCAGCCAGCCGGAGCGGATACGGCTTTCGCTGGAGGTGACGGGAGTGCTGGCTCGCTTCGAGCCGCACATCTTCAGCGCCAGCATGGTGGCGCGCGGCAAGCCGGCGCCAGATCTTTTCCTTCATGCAGCGCGTGCGATGGGCGTCGAGCCTAAGCGCTGCGTGGTCGTCGAGGACAGTCCGGCCGGCCTGGAGGCGGCCAGAAGAGCAGGCATGCGGGTGCTTTGCTTCGCCGGCGCCTCGCATGCGACGGGCAAAGCGCATCGCGACCTGCTGCGCCGCTTGGAACCCGATTTGATCTTTGACAAGATGGATGGCCTGCCGTGGCACCTTGCCGGGCTTGGAGGAACGCAGAAGGTTTCATGA
- a CDS encoding FGGY-family carbohydrate kinase codes for MRDLVVAVDVGTGSARAGVLDREGRLLGRAEKPILMNRPQANYAEHDSEDIWKAVCQSVRAALQRAGARADAIAGISFDATCSLVVRDPAGAQVSVSLTGQKRWDTIVWLDHRAIDEADECTATGHRVLDYVGGVMSPEMQTPKLMWLKRNLPESWKVAGHFFDLADFLSWKASGSLERSQCTLTCKWGYLAHETPGWQQDFFAGVGIGDMLERGALPETASAIGTDLGPLTPAAAGELGLTEQCRVGAGLIDAHGGALGVLGGFAGNAASIDRHMALIAGTSSCIMAFSPEPRPVRGVWGPYLGAALPGYWVGEGGQSVSGALLDHIIRWHGAGGEPDAAMHQKIVGRIIELREQEGPALASRLHVLPDFHGNRSPLGDPHAVGVISGLTLDSSFDSLCRLYWRTAVAIAFGIRHILDALNKSGYGIDTLHVTGGHVKNPLLMELYADATGCTVVEPQAEDAVLLGTGMVAATAAGLYPDLSQACIAMDRGGRMRLPDPASRDRFERDYLIFLEMHRQRRSIDAMLS; via the coding sequence ATGCGCGATCTTGTGGTGGCGGTGGACGTGGGTACCGGCAGCGCCCGCGCAGGGGTGCTCGACCGCGAGGGCAGACTTCTCGGGCGCGCCGAAAAGCCGATCCTGATGAACAGGCCACAGGCCAATTATGCCGAGCATGATTCGGAAGACATCTGGAAGGCTGTGTGCCAGAGCGTGCGGGCGGCGTTGCAACGGGCCGGGGCTAGAGCCGACGCGATCGCCGGGATCAGCTTTGACGCCACGTGCTCGCTCGTCGTCCGCGATCCGGCCGGTGCACAGGTCAGCGTCTCTCTCACGGGCCAGAAGCGTTGGGATACGATTGTATGGCTCGATCACCGGGCAATTGACGAGGCGGACGAATGCACGGCCACCGGGCATCGGGTGCTCGACTATGTCGGCGGCGTCATGTCGCCGGAGATGCAGACACCGAAGCTGATGTGGCTGAAGCGCAATCTGCCGGAAAGCTGGAAGGTCGCCGGGCACTTCTTCGACCTCGCCGATTTTCTGTCCTGGAAGGCTTCGGGCAGCCTCGAACGCTCCCAGTGCACCCTGACCTGCAAATGGGGCTATCTGGCCCACGAGACGCCGGGGTGGCAGCAGGACTTTTTCGCCGGAGTGGGAATAGGCGACATGCTGGAGCGCGGAGCATTGCCGGAAACGGCGAGCGCCATCGGCACCGATCTCGGGCCGCTTACGCCGGCAGCTGCCGGCGAGCTCGGTCTAACCGAGCAATGCCGGGTGGGCGCGGGTTTGATCGACGCCCATGGCGGGGCGCTCGGGGTGCTGGGAGGCTTTGCCGGCAATGCTGCAAGCATCGACAGGCATATGGCACTCATCGCCGGCACGTCGAGCTGTATCATGGCCTTTTCCCCGGAGCCGAGACCCGTACGCGGTGTCTGGGGACCTTATCTCGGTGCCGCGCTTCCGGGCTATTGGGTCGGGGAGGGCGGACAGTCGGTCTCGGGCGCTCTGCTCGACCACATCATTCGCTGGCACGGTGCCGGCGGTGAGCCCGATGCGGCCATGCATCAGAAGATCGTCGGGCGCATCATTGAACTGCGCGAACAGGAGGGCCCTGCTCTGGCCTCGCGTCTGCATGTGCTGCCGGATTTCCACGGCAACCGTTCGCCGCTGGGCGACCCGCATGCGGTCGGCGTCATTTCAGGGCTGACCCTCGACTCCTCCTTCGACAGCCTCTGCCGGCTCTACTGGCGTACGGCCGTGGCAATAGCGTTCGGCATCCGACATATCCTGGATGCGCTCAACAAGAGCGGCTACGGCATCGACACGCTGCATGTGACGGGCGGGCATGTGAAGAACCCGCTGCTCATGGAGCTTTATGCCGACGCCACCGGTTGCACGGTGGTCGAGCCGCAAGCCGAGGACGCCGTGCTTCTCGGCACGGGCATGGTCGCCGCGACGGCGGCGGGTCTTTACCCCGATCTGTCGCAGGCGTGCATCGCGATGGACAGGGGCGGACGAATGCGCCTCCCCGATCCGGCTTCGCGGGACAGATTTGAGCGGGACTATCTGATCTTCCTCGAAATGCACCGTCAGCGCCGTTCGATCGACGCGATGCTATCCTAA
- a CDS encoding Ku protein, protein MAPRATWKGYVKLSELAFPVALYAGATTSKRVSFHVLNRKTGHRVHRQYFDEETEEPVERDQQVKGYETGEDQYVILQPEEIAEAVPESDKTVHIEAFIACQDVDTVYFDRPYYIAPSGGILGESFAVIREGMRRKNVAALGRAVLFRRVRKLLLRAQGPGLVANTLNFDYEVRAAEEVFRDLPEIKIEGEMLELAKHIINTKAGQFDPREFDDRYDLALAELVKAKMEGREIKAPKRPKEAKVVSLMDALRESAKAQKKAASSKRKKAEPAKRRKAG, encoded by the coding sequence GTGGCGCCTCGTGCAACCTGGAAAGGCTATGTCAAACTCTCCGAGCTTGCCTTTCCCGTCGCGCTCTACGCTGGCGCGACCACATCCAAACGAGTCTCGTTTCATGTACTGAACCGCAAAACCGGCCATCGAGTGCATAGGCAGTATTTCGATGAAGAGACGGAAGAACCCGTCGAGCGCGATCAGCAGGTAAAGGGCTACGAAACCGGCGAAGACCAGTATGTGATCCTGCAGCCGGAGGAGATCGCCGAGGCGGTTCCGGAGAGCGATAAAACGGTCCACATCGAAGCCTTCATTGCTTGTCAGGATGTCGACACCGTCTATTTCGACCGACCCTACTACATCGCTCCTTCCGGCGGCATCCTTGGAGAGTCCTTTGCCGTCATACGCGAAGGCATGCGCCGCAAGAACGTGGCTGCGCTCGGGCGTGCCGTGCTGTTCCGCCGTGTCCGCAAGCTGCTCCTGCGGGCACAGGGGCCTGGTCTCGTCGCCAATACGCTCAATTTCGACTATGAGGTCCGCGCGGCCGAGGAGGTTTTCCGAGATCTTCCGGAGATCAAGATCGAGGGCGAAATGCTCGAGCTTGCCAAGCACATAATCAATACGAAGGCCGGTCAGTTCGACCCGCGCGAGTTCGATGACCGTTATGACCTGGCTCTGGCCGAACTCGTCAAGGCCAAGATGGAAGGGCGTGAGATCAAGGCGCCGAAGCGTCCAAAGGAAGCCAAGGTTGTCAGCCTCATGGATGCGCTGCGCGAAAGCGCCAAGGCGCAAAAGAAGGCCGCCTCCTCCAAGCGCAAGAAGGCGGAACCGGCAAAGCGCCGCAAGGCCGGCTGA
- the ligD gene encoding DNA ligase D, producing MALTTYRKKRDFKSTPEPRGKTGKSAGSNSYLIQKHAARRLHYDLRLEMDGVLKSWAVTKGPSLIPGEKRLAVHVEDHPLEYGEFEGTIPKGEYGGGTVILWDRGSWSPIGDARKGYAKGHLDFEIHGEKLGGRWHLVRMAHKPREKKENWLLIKGDDEFARTEGDPDILEERPESVKTGRLVDEVESEAPGWSSKTGKIDVPGAAKPQMPKQAKKAGYPGFIEPALATLKSTSPTAKKWLHEIKFDGYRLQGHVRAGKTKLFTRSGLDWTDKFGPAISTALSSLPLKDAIIDAELVVEGVGGASDFSALQADLGAGRTDRLVLYVFDLLYLDGYDLRPVPLIERKAALQTLTQDAASIVRYSEHFEENGEIVLRHACRMSLEGVVSKDRNAPYRSGRGKDWIKSTCSQRQEFVIGGFVPSSVSSKAIGSLALGYYDGGKLIYAGRVGTGFSQKVAEELYQKLLKLQQKESPFAHKLAAEEARQAKFVRPELVAEVEFRVWTADGIVRHASFRGLREDKKPEEVVRESTAQAPPEKAPNLIRLTHPDRLYWKDAGVTKQGLADYYSEVWRHMGPFIVNRPLALVRCPDGVGGQCFFQKHAWRGQSKELLRAYDPKDEGDEPIIAIDGLPGLLGLVQGGVLEIHPWGSVLDDLEKPDLINMDLDPGPDVEWGEVIQAALEVRQRFLDLGLESFVKTTGGKGLHVVAPLQPRAEWDDVKRFAKSVADAMASDSPDRFVATVTKSKRKGKILVDYLRNGRGATAVAPYSTRARPGAAVSMPLDWNELSAAIGPEYFTVQNAPTRLAALRIDPWEDFWKVAVPLGGRRKRAA from the coding sequence ATGGCTCTCACCACCTACCGCAAGAAGCGCGACTTCAAGTCCACGCCGGAGCCGCGGGGCAAGACGGGAAAATCCGCCGGCTCCAACAGCTATCTGATCCAGAAGCATGCGGCGCGGCGTCTTCATTACGACCTGCGTCTGGAAATGGACGGCGTTCTGAAGAGTTGGGCGGTGACCAAGGGACCGAGCCTCATACCCGGTGAAAAGCGGCTGGCGGTGCATGTGGAGGACCATCCCCTCGAGTACGGCGAATTCGAAGGAACGATCCCGAAGGGCGAGTATGGCGGGGGCACCGTGATCCTCTGGGATCGCGGCAGCTGGTCGCCGATTGGAGACGCCAGGAAAGGCTACGCCAAGGGGCATCTCGACTTCGAGATTCATGGAGAGAAACTCGGTGGACGGTGGCACCTCGTGCGGATGGCGCACAAGCCGCGCGAGAAGAAGGAGAACTGGCTGCTGATCAAGGGCGATGACGAGTTCGCCCGAACGGAAGGCGATCCCGACATTCTTGAAGAGCGCCCGGAATCGGTGAAGACGGGCAGGCTCGTCGACGAGGTCGAAAGCGAAGCGCCCGGCTGGTCGTCCAAGACCGGCAAGATCGACGTTCCCGGCGCAGCAAAGCCCCAGATGCCCAAGCAGGCGAAGAAGGCCGGCTATCCCGGCTTCATCGAACCCGCCCTCGCTACGCTCAAGAGCACGTCGCCGACTGCAAAGAAGTGGCTGCACGAGATCAAGTTCGACGGCTATCGCCTGCAGGGGCACGTCCGCGCTGGAAAGACGAAGCTCTTCACCCGGAGCGGGCTTGATTGGACGGACAAGTTCGGCCCTGCCATTTCCACGGCACTGTCCAGTCTTCCGCTAAAAGACGCCATCATCGACGCCGAATTGGTGGTGGAAGGCGTCGGGGGCGCGTCCGATTTCTCTGCCCTCCAGGCCGATCTTGGCGCGGGACGAACCGACCGGCTCGTCCTCTATGTCTTCGATCTGCTTTATCTCGACGGCTACGATCTTCGGCCCGTGCCTCTCATAGAACGAAAAGCGGCGCTTCAGACATTGACGCAGGATGCGGCAAGTATCGTGCGTTACAGCGAGCATTTCGAGGAGAATGGCGAAATCGTGCTGCGTCACGCCTGTCGCATGAGCCTGGAAGGCGTCGTATCCAAGGACCGCAACGCACCCTACCGGTCGGGAAGGGGAAAGGACTGGATCAAGTCGACGTGCTCCCAGCGCCAGGAATTCGTTATTGGAGGATTCGTCCCGTCCTCGGTGTCGAGCAAGGCGATCGGCTCCTTGGCTTTGGGCTACTATGACGGCGGCAAGCTGATCTATGCCGGCAGGGTTGGCACCGGATTCTCGCAGAAGGTCGCGGAAGAGCTTTACCAAAAGTTGCTGAAACTCCAGCAAAAGGAGAGCCCGTTCGCGCACAAGCTCGCTGCCGAGGAGGCGCGACAGGCGAAATTCGTGCGGCCGGAACTGGTGGCGGAGGTCGAGTTCCGCGTCTGGACGGCCGACGGCATCGTCAGGCATGCCTCTTTTCGGGGCCTGCGCGAGGACAAGAAGCCAGAGGAGGTGGTCCGGGAATCCACAGCACAAGCGCCGCCCGAGAAGGCGCCGAACCTGATCCGGCTCACCCATCCGGACCGGCTGTACTGGAAAGACGCCGGCGTCACGAAGCAGGGTCTGGCCGATTACTATTCTGAAGTCTGGCGGCACATGGGGCCATTTATCGTCAACCGCCCGCTTGCGTTGGTGCGTTGCCCCGACGGCGTCGGCGGCCAGTGCTTTTTCCAGAAGCACGCCTGGCGCGGCCAGTCGAAGGAACTCCTGAGGGCGTATGATCCCAAAGACGAGGGTGACGAGCCGATCATCGCCATCGACGGATTGCCGGGCCTGCTCGGGCTGGTCCAGGGCGGCGTCCTCGAAATCCACCCTTGGGGATCTGTCCTTGATGACCTGGAAAAGCCGGATCTCATTAATATGGACCTTGATCCCGGTCCGGATGTGGAATGGGGCGAGGTGATCCAGGCTGCGCTGGAAGTGCGCCAACGGTTTCTCGATCTCGGGCTGGAGAGTTTCGTCAAGACGACCGGCGGCAAGGGGCTCCATGTGGTGGCTCCCCTGCAGCCACGGGCGGAGTGGGACGATGTAAAGCGCTTTGCCAAGTCCGTAGCCGACGCCATGGCTTCAGATAGTCCCGACCGTTTCGTTGCCACCGTGACGAAGTCGAAACGGAAGGGCAAAATTCTTGTCGACTATCTGCGCAACGGCCGGGGCGCGACCGCTGTCGCTCCCTATTCGACCCGTGCCCGGCCAGGCGCGGCGGTTTCCATGCCGCTCGACTGGAACGAACTCAGCGCTGCGATCGGGCCTGAGTATTTTACGGTGCAGAACGCACCGACGCGCTTGGCTGCGCTCCGTATCGATCCGTGGGAGGACTTTTGGAAAGTGGCCGTTCCGCTCGGCGGTCGCAGGAAACGAGCGGCCTGA
- a CDS encoding Ku protein has translation MAPRPYWKGHLKLSLVTCPVSLTPATTESEKVRFHTINSETGHRVRSRYVDAETGKPVADEDEVRGYETEEGQHVIIEDEELEAVGLESTRTIDIDQFVQADTIEWIWYDTPYYLMPDDEVAQEAFAVIREAMAATGMVGISRLVLSRRERAVMLEPRGKGIVLWTLRYGDEVREPDEIFGDKEERKPEQRLVKLVQTLIEDQTTTWDPSLVKDPVQGRLKEIIESKQKKKAKKPAKPKKGEEPEVPSNVVNIMDALKKSISQEKKGRR, from the coding sequence ATGGCGCCGCGCCCTTACTGGAAAGGCCACCTGAAGCTGTCGCTCGTCACCTGCCCGGTGAGCCTGACGCCGGCCACCACTGAGAGCGAAAAGGTGCGCTTCCATACGATCAACAGCGAGACAGGCCACCGCGTTCGCAGCCGCTATGTCGACGCGGAAACGGGCAAACCGGTTGCCGATGAGGACGAGGTGAGGGGCTATGAGACCGAAGAAGGCCAGCACGTCATAATCGAGGACGAGGAGCTGGAGGCCGTCGGCCTGGAGAGCACACGCACGATCGACATCGACCAGTTCGTGCAGGCCGACACGATCGAGTGGATCTGGTACGATACGCCCTACTACCTGATGCCGGACGATGAGGTCGCGCAGGAGGCTTTCGCGGTCATCCGCGAGGCCATGGCCGCGACCGGCATGGTCGGCATATCACGCCTTGTGCTTTCCCGGCGGGAACGGGCGGTGATGCTGGAGCCGCGCGGCAAGGGCATCGTTCTGTGGACGCTGCGTTATGGCGACGAGGTGCGCGAGCCCGACGAGATTTTCGGCGACAAGGAGGAAAGAAAGCCGGAACAGCGGCTGGTCAAGCTCGTCCAAACGCTCATTGAAGACCAGACGACAACCTGGGACCCCTCCCTCGTCAAAGATCCGGTCCAGGGGCGGCTGAAGGAAATCATCGAGAGCAAACAGAAGAAGAAGGCCAAGAAGCCGGCGAAGCCGAAGAAGGGAGAGGAGCCGGAGGTGCCGAGCAACGTCGTCAACATCATGGACGCGCTGAAAAAGTCGATTTCGCAGGAGAAGAAGGGCCGCAGATGA
- the cueR gene encoding Cu(I)-responsive transcriptional regulator, whose product MNIGAAAERSGLPPKTIRYYEDIGLVQASRALNGYRDYTVEDVHRLKFLQRARSLGFSVEECRQLLSLYADKNRDSASVKAIATQKLEEIDAKIAQLQSLSAVLSHLISNCHGDHRPNCPIIDDLAGAAH is encoded by the coding sequence ATGAACATTGGAGCAGCGGCGGAACGTTCGGGCCTTCCCCCAAAAACGATCCGCTATTACGAAGATATCGGGTTGGTGCAGGCATCCCGCGCCCTCAACGGCTACCGCGACTACACCGTCGAAGACGTGCACAGGCTGAAATTCCTGCAGCGGGCGCGCAGCCTTGGCTTCAGCGTCGAGGAGTGCCGCCAGCTCCTCTCGCTTTACGCGGACAAGAACCGTGACAGCGCTAGTGTGAAGGCGATTGCCACCCAGAAACTGGAGGAGATCGACGCCAAGATCGCCCAGTTACAGAGCCTTAGCGCGGTCTTGTCTCATCTGATCTCGAATTGCCATGGTGACCACCGCCCCAATTGCCCGATAATCGATGATCTGGCCGGAGCGGCGCATTGA
- a CDS encoding GGDEF domain-containing protein: MLRYFGDPGWSRLALATVVPVVIAGPLWFFIGMKLHDLRSLQKKYADRLMHDGLTGCLNGPVFSSFVEVSIGVNRSNERAAKGALLIIDVDHFRAANERFGHGWGDRALRKLADVIRASVRAGDLVGRVGGQEFGVFLPGASRANAEDVAERIRAAIAELDFGPERERGLLTVSVGAALFEDEVEFEEIFRAASQRMRDAKDAGRNRIEYSYFPSRGAETHQPPRDLH; encoded by the coding sequence ATGCTGCGCTATTTTGGCGACCCGGGATGGAGCCGGCTGGCCTTGGCGACCGTGGTGCCTGTCGTGATAGCTGGCCCTTTGTGGTTTTTCATCGGCATGAAGCTGCATGACCTTAGAAGCCTGCAGAAAAAATACGCCGATCGGCTGATGCATGATGGTTTGACCGGATGCCTGAACGGCCCCGTATTCTCCTCATTTGTCGAAGTGTCGATCGGTGTGAACCGGTCCAACGAACGCGCAGCCAAGGGCGCACTTTTGATAATCGACGTTGATCATTTTCGTGCGGCGAATGAGCGGTTTGGCCACGGTTGGGGAGACCGAGCTTTGCGGAAGCTGGCAGACGTGATCAGAGCCTCTGTGCGCGCCGGTGACCTGGTCGGGCGGGTCGGCGGGCAGGAATTTGGGGTCTTCCTCCCCGGCGCCTCTCGCGCAAATGCAGAGGACGTTGCCGAAAGGATCCGTGCAGCCATCGCCGAGTTGGATTTTGGTCCAGAGCGAGAACGGGGTCTGCTTACTGTAAGCGTCGGCGCCGCATTGTTCGAGGATGAGGTTGAATTTGAGGAAATCTTCCGGGCAGCCAGCCAACGTATGCGGGACGCCAAAGATGCCGGACGGAATCGTATCGAGTATTCATATTTCCCTTCGAGGGGCGCTGAGACACACCAGCCTCCAAGAGACTTGCATTAA
- a CDS encoding response regulator transcription factor, with protein sequence MVQRLSRASAVSQFTLAFPSTLENTYRRKLLIVAPPGCVSNALVAAVEREFRWISVSHVLEPGMVCTRFDSEVHLILVDISLLDAFRKNWSAVKCVHPSASAAVMVAAQNRSPASLMQVMDFEAVRGILPMDVNLDIWLAIIRIILKGGEYFPPTLFPRPQQSSSADSNPPAEQYAHRSVRHEQWSETMNDLTVRELEVLAMVARGYQNKIIAADLGLSEHTVKIHLHNIIRKLGVHNRTEAAAVFFRHVKGHGDEANEDTESDQEAISSRRKASGH encoded by the coding sequence ATGGTACAGCGTCTAAGTCGTGCGTCCGCAGTTAGCCAGTTCACCTTGGCTTTTCCTTCCACACTCGAAAACACTTACCGCAGAAAGCTACTTATTGTTGCACCGCCAGGTTGCGTTTCTAACGCCCTGGTCGCAGCCGTTGAAAGAGAGTTCCGCTGGATTTCCGTTTCTCATGTACTGGAACCGGGCATGGTCTGCACCCGGTTCGATTCGGAGGTCCATCTCATTCTGGTCGATATCAGCCTGCTTGACGCCTTTCGGAAGAACTGGAGCGCAGTCAAGTGCGTGCATCCTTCTGCCTCGGCGGCAGTCATGGTGGCTGCTCAGAACCGGAGTCCGGCCAGCTTGATGCAGGTCATGGATTTCGAGGCAGTGCGCGGCATTCTGCCCATGGATGTGAACCTGGATATCTGGCTCGCGATCATACGCATCATTCTAAAGGGAGGAGAGTACTTTCCGCCTACGCTGTTTCCACGGCCACAGCAGTCCAGTTCCGCGGATTCCAACCCGCCGGCAGAGCAATATGCGCACCGGTCGGTCAGGCACGAGCAATGGAGCGAAACGATGAACGACCTCACCGTGCGCGAACTGGAAGTTCTTGCTATGGTAGCCCGCGGCTACCAGAACAAGATCATCGCTGCCGACCTTGGTCTCTCCGAGCACACGGTGAAAATTCATCTTCACAACATCATAAGAAAATTGGGTGTTCACAACAGAACGGAGGCGGCGGCTGTTTTTTTCAGACATGTGAAAGGCCATGGCGACGAGGCCAATGAGGATACGGAATCGGACCAGGAGGCGATCTCGTCGCGCAGAAAAGCGTCCGGTCATTGA
- a CDS encoding nuclear transport factor 2 family protein encodes MNDDQVWKSEERLWLEGAAAYEELLHPECVMAFSPPVGIMQGIKIAESIRHAPRWKSVTMTRRAVCRSKGVIVLAYYARGERDTGDPYLAYCTSTYVQREDGWQIVQHQQTPAEI; translated from the coding sequence ATGAACGATGATCAGGTTTGGAAAAGCGAGGAGCGGCTCTGGCTGGAGGGCGCAGCAGCCTATGAGGAACTGCTGCATCCCGAGTGCGTCATGGCCTTCTCGCCTCCGGTCGGGATTATGCAAGGGATCAAGATCGCCGAGAGCATAAGGCATGCACCGCGCTGGAAAAGCGTGACGATGACTCGGAGGGCCGTCTGCAGGAGCAAGGGGGTCATCGTCCTTGCCTACTACGCCAGGGGCGAGCGGGATACCGGCGACCCCTACCTTGCCTATTGCACGTCGACCTATGTGCAGCGCGAAGATGGCTGGCAGATCGTACAGCACCAGCAGACCCCGGCCGAGATATAG